A stretch of Physeter macrocephalus isolate SW-GA chromosome 1, ASM283717v5, whole genome shotgun sequence DNA encodes these proteins:
- the LOC112061974 gene encoding LOW QUALITY PROTEIN: zinc finger FYVE domain-containing protein 1-like (The sequence of the model RefSeq protein was modified relative to this genomic sequence to represent the inferred CDS: substituted 2 bases at 2 genomic stop codons) — protein MVDAFLPGLSMNAQTSPAEKGLNPGLLCQESYTCSGTDEAVFECDECCSLQCLRCEEELQRQERLRNHKRIRLKAGHVPYYDPCKGPSGHSPGMKQRADVRCQTCKINLCLECQKRTHSGGNKRRHPVTVYHVAKVQELLEEEGMDEDTERKKMTEKVVSFLLVDENEEIQVTNEEDFIRKLDCKPYQHLKVVSIFGNTGDEKSHTLNHTFFCGLEVFKASAAQESCTVGMWAVYDPVHKVAVIDTEGLLGATVNLSQRTWLLLKVLAISDLVIYXTHADRLHNDLFKFLGDASEAYLKHFTKELNATTARCGLDVSLSTLGPAVIIFHETVHTQLLGSDHTSEVPEKLIQDWFRKLGRFPEAFSSIHYKGTRTYNPPTDFSGLRRALEQQLENNTTCSPRHPGIIFKALKALSDRFSGEIPNDEMAHSSLFPGEYFTCSILCLSCGAGCKNSMNHGKEGVPHEANSRCRYSHQYDNWVFTCKACYERGNEVSIVPKMAASTDSPWMGLARYAWSGRQYWFGNQYPVDTVVRTEIVHVWPGTDGFLKDNNNAAQRLLDGMNFMAQLVSELSLGPTKAATSWLTDQTAPAYWRPNSQILSCNKCATSFKDNDTKHHXWAWVEGFCDSCSTMTQPVPERGWGPVPMQVCDNCYEARNSQLDVTEAQADDEGGTLIARKVG, from the exons ATGGTAGATGCTTTCCTTCCCGGTCTGAGCATGAATGCGCAGACTTCCCCAGCAGAGAAGGGCCTGAACCCTGGGCTGTTGTGCCAGGAGAGTTACACCTGCAGCGGGACTGACGAAGCCGTCTTCGAGTGTGACGAGTGCTGCAGCCTGCAGTGTCTCCGCTGCGAGGAGGAGCTCCAGCGGCAGGAGCGCCTGAGAAACCATAAGCGGATCAGACTCAAAGCTGGCCACGTCCCTTACTATGACCCCTGCAAGGGCCCCAGTGGGCATTCTCCAGGTATGAAGCAGAGGGCAGACGTGAGGTGCCAGACCTGTAAAATCAACTTGTGCCTGGAATGCCAGAAGAGGACTCATTCTGGGGGTAACAAAAGGAGGCACCCTGTTACTGTGTACCATGTGGCTAAGGTCCAGGAGTTGCTGGAGGAAGAAGGGATGGATGAGGACACCGAGAGGAAGAAGATGACTGAGAAGGTTGTGAGTTTCCTCCTAGTAGATGAGAATGAAGAAATTCAGGTAACGAATGAAGAGGACTTTATTAGGAAATTGGACTGCAAACCCTATCAGCATCTGAAAGTGGTTTCCATTTTTGGGAATACTGGGGATGAGAAGTCTCATACCCTCAACCACACTTTCTTTTGTGGCCTGGAAGTCTTCAAAGCCTCCGCTGCCCAGGAGTCCTGCACTGTGGGAATGTGGGCAGTATATGATCCAGTCCACAAAGTAGCAGTGATAGACACAGAAGGGCTCTTGGGGGCTACAGTGAATCTAAGCCAAAGAACATGGCTGCTGCTTAAGGTCCTGGCCATCTCAGACCTTGTCATCTATTGAACTCATGCAGACCGACTGCACAATGACCTCTTCAAGTTCCTTGGGGACGCCTCAGAAGCTTATCTGAAGCACTTCACCAAGGAGCTCAACGCTACCACTGCCCGCTGTGGCCTGGATGTCTCCCTGTCCACCCTGGGCCCTGCTGTTATCATTTTCCACGAGACTGTGCACACTCAGCTGCTAGGCTCTGATCACACCTCCGAGGTGCCCGAGAAGCTCATCCAGGACTGGTTCCGGAAGTTGGGCCGCTTCCCTGAAGCCTTCAGTTCTATTCATTACAAGGGAACGAGGACATACAATCCTCCCACAGACTTTTCAGGTCTTCGGCGTGCTTTGGAGCAACAACTAGAGAATAACACCACCTGTTCTCCCCGGCACCCAGGGATCATCTTCAAAGCTCTGAAGGCCCTCAGCGACCGCTTCAGCGGTGAGATCCCCAATGACGAGATGGCACACAGCTCCCTTTTTCCAGGTGAGTACTTCACCTGCTCCATCCTGTGCCTCAGCTGTGGGGCTGGATGTAAGAACAGCATGAATCACGGGAAAGAAGGAGTACCTCATGAAGCCAACAGCCGCTGCAGATACTCTCACCAGTATGACAACTGGGTTTTTACCTGCAAGGCCTGCTACGAGAGAGGCAATGAAGTCAGCATCGTGCCCAAGATGGCTGCTTCAACCGACTCCCCCTGGATGGGTCTCGCAAGATATGCCTGGTCTGG CCGGCAGTACTGGTTTGGGAACCAATATCCTGTGGATACAGTGGTGCGGACAGAGATTGTGCATGTGTGGCCTGGAACTGATGGATTTCTGAAGGACAACAACAATGCTGCCCAGCGCCTCTTGGATGGGATGAACTTCATGGCTCAGTTGGTGTCTGAGCTTAGCCTTGGGCCCACCAAGGCTGCGACGTCCTGGCTGACAGACCAGACCGCCCCTGCCTACTGGAGACCCAACTCCCAGATCCTGAGCTGCAACAAGTGTGCTACATCCTTTAAAGATAATGACACCAAGCATCACTGATGGGCCTGGGTGGAGGGCTTCTGTGACAGCTGTTCAACCATGACCCAGCCAGTGCCGGAAAGGGGCTGGGGCCCTGTGCCCATGCAGGTGTGTGACAACTGCTATGAAGCCAGGAATTCTCAGTTAGATGTTACTGAGGCACAGGCAGATGATGAGGGCGGGACGCTGATTGCTCGGAAGGTGggctag